CGAACTCGATCTGGACGCAATCGTCGCGCTACTCGCCGACGCACACGCGAAAGGACAGGACGTAGCGCGCGTGCATTCGGGCGACCCGTCGTTGTATGGCGCAATCGGCGAACAGATTCGCCGGTTGAAGGCACTGGGAATTGCATATGAAATCGTGCCGGGCGTAACAGCGACGGCCGCATGCGCGGCGACACTGGGCGTCGAGTTGACCTTGCCGGATGTATCGCAGACGTTGATTCTGACGCGCTATGCACGCAAGACGTCGATGCCGGAGGGAGAGCAGCTTGGGGATCTTGCACGACATCGAGCGACGATGGCGATACATCTTGGAGTGAGACACATCGCGCGAATTGTCGAGGAATTGACGCCGCACTACGGCAGCGATTGTCCCGTCGCAGTGATTTACCGCGCGAGCTGGCCGGATGAAGAGAAAGTGACGGGCACGCTCAAGGACATCGTTGAAAAAGTACAGGCGACGGACATCGAGAGAACGGCGCTAATTCTGGTTGGGCGGGTGCTCGACGCAGAGCACTTTGCGGATTCGACGTTGTATTCGAAGGAAGCGGAGTAAAAAAGCGCTAGCAACGAACAGAAGCTAGCGCGCTACGGGAAGAAGAGGGACGTTGAGAGCCCGTGGGCAAAAAACAAGTGCTAGCGGTGTGAGCGGCTTTCTTTTGCCTACTTTTCTTTGCCGCTGCAAAGAAAAGTAGGTGCCGCCCCGCACAGGGGCGACGCGTGAAGGGAGGCATGAAAACGCGGATGCCAGCGACGCGCCAGAACGAACCTAAAAAAAGGCGCGTCGCGAGAACAATCAATGCGTATGCACATGCGACCGCTCTTCCCTCGCATGCGGCTGC
This genomic interval from Paraburkholderia sabiae contains the following:
- the cobM gene encoding precorrin-4 C(11)-methyltransferase codes for the protein MTVFFIGAGPGDPELISVKGQRLVRTCPVILYAGSLVPEAVLNGNVAEKVVNTAELDLDAIVALLADAHAKGQDVARVHSGDPSLYGAIGEQIRRLKALGIAYEIVPGVTATAACAATLGVELTLPDVSQTLILTRYARKTSMPEGEQLGDLARHRATMAIHLGVRHIARIVEELTPHYGSDCPVAVIYRASWPDEEKVTGTLKDIVEKVQATDIERTALILVGRVLDAEHFADSTLYSKEAE